Proteins found in one Amycolatopsis umgeniensis genomic segment:
- a CDS encoding XRE family transcriptional regulator, with the protein MYQETKEPSTRRAVPDAVRSGPFHRALSEAVDLRGLSLSRIRAHLSARGVSVAESTLSYWQRGLRHPSTPRSLEIVRALEAVLGLPADSLVVLIGPQRRPPGDGDRRPSLPELRQSWAETCSLLDELSESPGAVGNAKLDVVTVVDVLTMTAQGRISEITSTMVVRAREPGADGFVVTHQDEPGTDMEATTVSATDGCRRGRVRRSALSPGMVFELLFDRGLAEGETYTFAFTLRLAASVRSTCFHRTVRSRMSAYLLRMRFDADAIPARCVKTVREREELDPVISEPLHPGPGATVSAYFEDLGVGIAGIDLIWE; encoded by the coding sequence ATGTACCAGGAAACCAAGGAGCCCAGCACAAGGCGAGCGGTACCGGACGCCGTCCGGTCCGGCCCGTTCCATCGCGCGCTCTCGGAAGCGGTGGACCTTCGCGGCCTTTCCCTGTCCCGGATCCGGGCGCATCTGTCGGCACGCGGGGTCTCCGTGGCCGAATCGACCCTGAGCTACTGGCAGCGCGGGCTCCGGCATCCCTCGACGCCACGATCGCTCGAAATCGTCCGCGCGCTCGAAGCGGTGCTGGGCCTGCCCGCGGACAGCCTGGTCGTCCTGATCGGCCCGCAGCGGCGGCCCCCCGGCGACGGCGACCGCAGGCCCTCGCTACCGGAACTGCGGCAGAGCTGGGCCGAAACCTGCTCGCTGCTGGACGAACTGAGCGAGTCACCCGGCGCGGTGGGCAACGCGAAGCTCGACGTCGTGACCGTCGTCGACGTGCTGACCATGACCGCGCAAGGGCGGATCTCGGAGATCACCTCGACCATGGTGGTGCGGGCCCGGGAGCCCGGCGCGGACGGTTTCGTGGTGACCCATCAGGACGAACCCGGCACCGACATGGAGGCCACGACGGTCTCCGCCACCGATGGCTGCCGAAGAGGCAGGGTGCGCCGAAGCGCGTTGTCGCCGGGGATGGTTTTCGAGCTCCTCTTCGATCGTGGCCTGGCCGAGGGCGAGACGTACACCTTCGCGTTCACCCTGCGCCTGGCGGCGTCGGTCCGTTCGACCTGCTTCCACCGGACGGTGCGGTCTCGTATGTCGGCGTACCTGCTCAGGATGCGTTTCGACGCCGACGCGATCCCCGCCCGGTGCGTCAAAACCGTGCGGGAGCGCGAAGAACTCGACCCCGTGATCAGCGAGCCGCTGCATCCGGGGCCGGGTGCGACGGTCAGCGCCTACTTCGAGGACCTCGGCGTCGGGATAGCGGGGATCGACCTCATCTGGGAGTGA
- a CDS encoding papain-like cysteine protease family protein produces the protein MLPATALAQPGAGGDRPNGLIQTQTHTQVREIAPVAGTAMTVAATAASKQLNYTQQVQQQNQWCWAADGSSIERSQGGTATQAQFCAAGKGTSAGYCPNQAAQIPEIVRGFRGTGFSAQDAGGPIGFNSVVSQVDAGILNLTGIYWTSGGGHAEVIYGYDSANQSIMVGDPWPTYQRYQTWNYNQYRSNGQFRWNDTIVNIRKG, from the coding sequence ATGTTGCCCGCCACCGCCCTCGCGCAGCCCGGCGCCGGCGGAGACCGGCCGAACGGCCTGATCCAGACCCAGACCCACACCCAGGTGCGGGAAATCGCGCCGGTGGCGGGGACCGCGATGACGGTCGCCGCGACGGCCGCCTCCAAGCAGCTGAACTACACCCAGCAGGTGCAGCAGCAGAACCAGTGGTGCTGGGCCGCGGACGGTTCGAGCATCGAGCGGTCGCAGGGCGGCACCGCCACGCAGGCCCAGTTCTGCGCGGCGGGCAAGGGGACGTCGGCCGGGTACTGCCCGAACCAGGCGGCCCAGATCCCCGAGATCGTGCGCGGTTTCCGCGGTACCGGCTTCTCCGCGCAGGACGCGGGCGGGCCCATCGGGTTCAACTCGGTCGTCAGCCAGGTCGACGCCGGGATCCTGAACCTGACGGGGATCTACTGGACCTCCGGCGGCGGCCACGCCGAGGTCATCTACGGCTACGACTCGGCGAACCAGTCGATCATGGTCGGCGACCCGTGGCCGACTTACCAGCGCTACCAGACCTGGAACTACAACCAGTACCGCAGCAACGGCCAGTTCCGCTGGAACGACACCATCGTCAACATCCGGAAGGGCTGA
- a CDS encoding adenylate/guanylate cyclase domain-containing protein has translation MRPVKDSTARDRGQGPFGSWLLGPLDQDTAVLRRRVQGLLTGTLIATNVIGALVVVGLAVLLMPSPGMSSELVRVTAIAVPVYVVSAVVVGALWGTRGALRTLRWAAEGRTPTDAERAASLRVPLRLTLVQAVLWGVATGVFGLLAALVQPRVVLTELLVVAFAGVVVCAIAYLAGEFILRPYAALALAGTSPARPLSGGVNLRMLLFWCLGTGVPVAGLVVTAVLAWARGDVSTTKLAVSVVALGLVVLCFGLLVTVFTARAVVNPIRSVQHALGRVRAGDFAVEIPVYDGTELGLLQAGFNGMAVGLAERERLRDLFGRHVGEDVAIEAMRTSAELGGTVRTVSVLFVDLIGSTALAASRPPEEVVGLLNRFFAVVVDEVDRNHGLVNKFVGDAALAIFGAPVRLDDHATLALSAARAIGRRLAAEVPECPAGIGVATGEVVAGNVGDPRRFEYTVIGDPVNEAARLTELAKNVEARLLASWTAIESADEAEAGQWKATEDVTLRGRSRPTTLATPRS, from the coding sequence GTGCGACCAGTCAAGGACTCCACTGCTCGGGACCGCGGGCAAGGGCCGTTCGGCTCCTGGCTGCTCGGTCCGCTCGATCAGGACACGGCCGTATTGCGCCGCCGCGTCCAGGGACTGCTCACCGGGACGCTGATCGCGACCAACGTCATCGGCGCGCTGGTCGTGGTCGGGCTGGCGGTGCTGCTCATGCCGTCGCCCGGCATGTCCAGCGAGCTCGTGCGGGTCACCGCGATCGCCGTCCCCGTCTATGTCGTCTCCGCCGTGGTCGTGGGCGCGCTGTGGGGCACTCGCGGCGCGCTGCGGACGTTGCGCTGGGCGGCCGAGGGCCGGACGCCGACCGACGCGGAGCGCGCCGCCAGTCTCCGTGTCCCGTTGCGCCTGACCTTGGTCCAGGCCGTGCTGTGGGGTGTGGCGACCGGGGTGTTCGGCCTGCTGGCCGCGCTGGTGCAGCCGCGGGTCGTGCTGACCGAGCTGCTCGTCGTCGCGTTCGCGGGCGTGGTCGTCTGCGCGATCGCTTATCTGGCCGGGGAGTTCATCCTCCGGCCGTACGCGGCACTGGCCTTGGCGGGGACCTCGCCCGCGCGGCCGCTGAGTGGCGGGGTCAACCTGCGGATGCTGCTGTTCTGGTGCCTCGGCACCGGGGTGCCGGTGGCCGGGCTGGTGGTCACGGCGGTGCTGGCGTGGGCGCGCGGCGACGTGTCGACCACGAAGCTCGCCGTCTCGGTCGTCGCGCTCGGTCTGGTGGTGCTGTGCTTCGGCCTGCTGGTGACGGTGTTCACCGCCCGCGCCGTGGTGAACCCGATCCGGTCGGTGCAGCACGCGCTCGGCCGGGTGCGGGCCGGTGACTTCGCCGTGGAGATCCCGGTCTACGACGGTACCGAGCTCGGTCTGCTGCAGGCGGGTTTCAACGGGATGGCCGTCGGTCTCGCCGAACGCGAACGTTTGCGGGACCTGTTCGGCAGGCATGTCGGCGAGGACGTCGCGATCGAAGCGATGCGCACGTCCGCGGAACTCGGCGGCACGGTGCGGACGGTTTCGGTGTTGTTCGTCGATCTGATCGGCTCGACGGCGCTGGCCGCGAGCCGTCCGCCCGAGGAGGTCGTCGGCCTGCTCAACCGGTTTTTCGCGGTGGTGGTCGACGAGGTCGACCGCAACCACGGGCTGGTCAACAAGTTCGTCGGGGACGCCGCGCTCGCGATCTTCGGCGCACCGGTGCGGCTGGACGACCACGCGACCCTCGCGCTGTCCGCGGCCCGCGCGATCGGGCGCAGGCTGGCCGCGGAGGTGCCGGAATGCCCGGCCGGGATCGGCGTGGCGACGGGCGAGGTGGTCGCCGGGAACGTCGGCGACCCGCGGCGGTTCGAGTACACGGTGATCGGCGACCCGGTCAACGAAGCCGCCCGGCTGACCGAACTGGCGAAGAACGTCGAAGCCCGGCTGCTCGCCTCGTGGACGGCGATCGAGTCGGCGGACGAGGCCGAGGCCGGACAGTGGAAGGCGACGGAGGACGTCACCTTGCGTGGCCGTAGCCGGCCCACCACCCTCGCGACACCGAGGTCTTGA
- a CDS encoding class I SAM-dependent methyltransferase, producing MSSRKIGTQRAFDEAAADFAALGRHLWEPIGAATVAAAGLGPGNRVLDACCGTGASAIPAARAVGAGGVVDALDLSGPMIGELRRLSADLPQLRAHEADATAWETGGYDAVLSALGIFFFPDMTDGTERLISRVRPGGRAVFTIWRGGSMVTAGRHVGRAMAEVTDSAPPPEREPGLIDRINQAGAYAEWLSARGLSDVDVVVDELRLTMTPEVAWLVIIGSGFRGLLSDLEPGVVEQVRERYLDSLREGGVTELDATTLIGSGTVR from the coding sequence ATGTCTTCTCGCAAGATCGGCACGCAGCGCGCCTTCGACGAGGCCGCGGCCGATTTCGCCGCGCTCGGACGCCATCTGTGGGAGCCGATCGGCGCGGCCACGGTGGCGGCCGCCGGACTCGGTCCGGGAAACCGCGTCCTCGACGCCTGTTGTGGCACCGGGGCGTCGGCGATCCCGGCGGCGCGGGCGGTCGGCGCGGGCGGCGTGGTCGACGCGCTCGACCTCTCCGGTCCGATGATCGGCGAGTTGCGCCGCCTGTCGGCGGACTTGCCGCAGCTTCGCGCGCACGAAGCCGACGCGACGGCATGGGAAACCGGCGGTTACGACGCGGTGCTGTCCGCGCTCGGCATCTTCTTCTTCCCCGACATGACGGACGGCACCGAACGGCTGATCAGCCGGGTCCGGCCCGGCGGGCGGGCCGTGTTCACCATCTGGCGCGGCGGATCCATGGTGACCGCGGGCCGCCACGTCGGTCGTGCGATGGCCGAGGTGACCGATTCCGCGCCGCCGCCGGAGCGTGAGCCCGGGCTGATCGACCGGATCAACCAGGCCGGGGCCTACGCCGAATGGCTTTCCGCGCGTGGTTTGTCCGATGTGGACGTCGTGGTCGACGAACTGCGGCTGACCATGACGCCCGAAGTGGCGTGGCTGGTCATCATCGGGTCCGGCTTCCGGGGCCTTCTCTCCGATTTGGAACCCGGCGTCGTCGAGCAGGTGCGCGAGCGGTACCTCGATTCCTTGCGCGAAGGGGGCGTGACCGAGCTCGACGCCACCACGCTGATCGGCTCCGGCACCGTCCGCTGA
- a CDS encoding peroxiredoxin: MDQGDLAPDFTLPDDTGQDRTLSDFLSTGPVVLFFYPAAMTGGCTAESCHFRDLAAEFGEVGAHRVGISPDGVTKQREFSTLHGFDYPLLSDVDGAVAKQFGVWRRFSPLHAKRRTFVIDTDRKVLEVIKSELKFDVHADKALAALRERTTTA; encoded by the coding sequence ATGGACCAAGGAGACCTCGCCCCGGACTTCACCCTGCCCGACGACACCGGCCAGGACCGCACACTGTCGGACTTTCTGTCCACCGGCCCGGTCGTGCTGTTCTTCTATCCCGCCGCGATGACCGGCGGCTGCACCGCGGAGAGCTGTCACTTCCGCGACTTGGCCGCGGAATTCGGCGAGGTCGGCGCCCACCGCGTCGGGATCAGCCCGGACGGCGTCACCAAACAGCGTGAATTCTCGACCCTGCACGGTTTCGACTACCCGTTGTTGTCCGATGTGGACGGTGCCGTCGCCAAGCAGTTCGGCGTCTGGCGCAGGTTCAGCCCGCTGCACGCCAAACGGCGCACCTTCGTGATCGACACCGACCGCAAGGTCCTCGAGGTGATCAAGAGCGAACTGAAGTTCGACGTCCACGCGGACAAGGCGCTCGCGGCCCTGCGCGAACGGACGACCACCGCCTAG
- a CDS encoding MerR family transcriptional regulator: protein MSSLKSAGMRTAAVARRAGYSVQQIRNLERDGVLPAATRSDTGYRSYGEIHLRSALAYHALAAGVGPVEAKKIVRALHRGPFAEVLALLDAAHAGLDAERADLREAREAVRVISGEPIEDVRGSDSMSVSELASALGLRPSTLRHWDAERLVVPGRDQRGTRRYTPSQVRDARIVHQLRLAGYRVAPLRALMPELRRSRRLEDVASALAVRDAGITARSRALFDGTAALSLIAAQDRP from the coding sequence GTGTCAAGTCTCAAATCGGCCGGAATGCGCACCGCGGCTGTCGCGCGGCGGGCGGGGTACTCCGTCCAGCAGATCCGCAACCTCGAACGCGACGGCGTGCTCCCGGCGGCGACGCGGTCGGACACGGGTTACCGGAGCTACGGCGAGATCCATCTCCGGTCCGCGCTGGCCTATCACGCGCTCGCCGCCGGGGTGGGGCCCGTCGAGGCCAAGAAGATCGTCCGCGCCCTGCATCGCGGCCCGTTCGCCGAGGTGCTCGCGCTCCTCGACGCGGCCCACGCCGGTCTCGACGCCGAACGAGCGGACCTGCGAGAGGCGAGGGAAGCCGTCCGGGTGATCTCCGGCGAACCGATCGAGGACGTGCGCGGTTCGGACTCGATGAGCGTCTCCGAACTCGCGTCGGCGCTCGGCCTGCGTCCGTCGACGCTGCGGCACTGGGACGCCGAGCGGCTCGTCGTCCCCGGCCGCGATCAGCGGGGGACGCGGCGGTACACGCCGTCCCAGGTGCGGGACGCGCGGATCGTGCACCAGCTGAGGCTGGCCGGGTACCGCGTCGCACCCCTTCGCGCGCTCATGCCGGAGCTGCGGCGATCCCGGCGGCTGGAGGACGTCGCCTCCGCGCTCGCCGTCCGGGACGCCGGCATCACGGCCCGCTCGCGAGCGCTTTTCGACGGCACCGCCGCGCTTTCGCTCATCGCCGCGCAGGACAGGCCCTAG
- a CDS encoding DUF6194 family protein translates to MTIEEIIGFVSGLDGVLALTPAPGDDWPELSWGDAFFYYSPDGVVPANVQPFATVVTKNYPGDEASRLDRPDTFRVNIHAGKEEFTRRLGRTPREPAETDPGVADTVIAHPVYGTAGWLAVVNPASRTEEATRELLGTAYGLARARYERRAEPGRDYR, encoded by the coding sequence ATGACCATCGAAGAGATCATCGGCTTCGTCTCCGGCCTCGACGGCGTCCTGGCCCTCACCCCGGCACCCGGCGACGACTGGCCGGAGCTCAGCTGGGGCGACGCGTTCTTCTACTACTCACCCGATGGCGTCGTCCCTGCGAACGTCCAGCCCTTCGCGACTGTCGTGACCAAGAACTATCCCGGCGACGAGGCCTCGCGCCTGGACCGGCCGGACACATTCCGCGTGAACATCCACGCCGGGAAGGAGGAGTTCACCCGGCGGCTCGGCCGGACACCTCGGGAACCGGCCGAAACCGACCCCGGCGTCGCCGACACCGTGATCGCCCATCCCGTGTACGGGACCGCGGGCTGGCTGGCGGTGGTGAACCCGGCATCGCGGACCGAAGAGGCCACCCGCGAACTACTCGGCACGGCGTACGGGCTGGCCCGCGCCCGGTACGAACGACGGGCGGAGCCTGGTCGCGATTATCGTTGA
- a CDS encoding MerR family transcriptional regulator, with translation MGRNLQTRERLRPVDLAREHGLSTQAVRNYEADGILPAAERGPHGYRAYTPLHAQALRAFLALLPGHGHATAASIMEAVNRGAIEEALRLVDESHAQLLDDRRTLQAVAAALRDLEPVPQERGDLFVGPLSRKLGVRPATLRKWEHAGLLRPERDPRTGYRVYSAADVRDAKLTHQLRRGGYLLERIAPLIEQVRSAGGVVPLESTLHDWHTRLAARGRALLSGAAALDAYLDEARPAQSGSK, from the coding sequence GTGGGCCGAAACCTTCAAACCCGCGAGCGGCTGAGGCCGGTCGATCTGGCGCGTGAGCACGGTCTGTCGACACAGGCCGTCCGCAACTACGAGGCGGACGGAATCCTGCCTGCCGCCGAACGCGGCCCGCACGGCTACCGCGCCTACACACCGTTGCACGCGCAGGCCTTGCGCGCGTTCCTCGCCCTGCTGCCGGGGCACGGCCACGCGACGGCGGCGTCGATCATGGAGGCGGTCAACCGGGGCGCGATCGAGGAGGCGCTGCGGCTCGTCGACGAGAGTCACGCCCAGCTGCTCGACGACCGCCGCACCCTCCAGGCCGTCGCGGCCGCGCTCCGCGATCTCGAGCCCGTGCCGCAGGAGCGGGGCGACCTGTTCGTCGGCCCGCTGTCGCGGAAACTCGGCGTCCGGCCCGCGACCCTGCGGAAATGGGAACACGCGGGCCTTCTCCGGCCAGAACGTGACCCGCGCACCGGTTACCGCGTCTACAGCGCGGCCGACGTGCGCGACGCCAAGCTGACCCATCAGCTCAGGCGGGGCGGCTATCTCCTGGAGCGGATCGCGCCGCTGATCGAGCAGGTCCGCTCGGCCGGAGGTGTCGTGCCGCTGGAGTCGACCCTGCACGACTGGCACACCCGGCTCGCGGCCAGGGGACGCGCCCTGCTCTCCGGTGCCGCCGCGCTGGACGCCTACCTCGACGAGGCGCGGCCAGCTCAGAGCGGCTCCAAATAG
- a CDS encoding S1 family peptidase, translated as MRIRGPVMLTLLSVCAGIGALAVPATAAPVTAYDQTMLETLAAQLRVSPLQAAQKLDQEKSLISSLESIRTRGLHTDGAYFDDAGALVVNADAGSAQALRSAGLTARTGARGEKALDALAATVGGVIGKDVTQVQSWGPELAADQVVVTVQPNADSALVRRLSALSGVTVKTGVANGNTTQADVIPGQIMDLDPGTNCSLGFPGTTSDGDNVLLTAGHCVEGNPDILNRNGVHIGRGVATEFPSIDMGLMDIDDEDTGRGYVDTRKGTTVRITGSSKAPVGTTLCKAGNTTGWTCGKITAYNQTVRYSGESVATTGLAKSTVCTEGGDSGGAYIAGNTAQGMTSGGPNDGHDCGFNQGSNATGSYSFYQPVVDAANNYGVTLTRS; from the coding sequence ATGCGAATTCGCGGACCCGTCATGCTCACCCTGTTGAGCGTCTGCGCCGGAATAGGCGCGCTCGCCGTCCCGGCGACCGCCGCTCCCGTCACCGCCTACGACCAGACGATGCTCGAGACCCTCGCGGCTCAGCTCCGGGTCAGCCCGCTGCAGGCCGCGCAGAAGCTGGATCAGGAAAAAAGCCTGATCTCGTCGCTGGAGAGCATCAGAACACGGGGCCTGCACACCGACGGCGCGTATTTCGACGACGCGGGCGCCCTCGTGGTGAACGCCGACGCCGGGTCCGCCCAGGCACTCCGTTCGGCGGGCCTGACCGCGCGCACCGGCGCCCGCGGCGAGAAGGCCCTGGACGCGCTGGCGGCCACCGTCGGCGGCGTGATCGGCAAGGATGTCACGCAGGTGCAGTCCTGGGGTCCGGAACTCGCGGCCGACCAGGTCGTCGTCACCGTGCAGCCGAACGCCGACAGCGCCCTGGTGCGGCGGCTCTCGGCACTGTCCGGCGTGACCGTCAAGACCGGTGTCGCCAACGGCAACACGACGCAGGCCGACGTCATCCCCGGCCAGATCATGGACCTCGACCCGGGCACCAACTGCTCCCTCGGCTTCCCCGGTACCACCAGTGACGGCGACAACGTGCTGCTCACCGCCGGGCACTGCGTCGAAGGCAACCCGGACATCCTCAACCGCAACGGCGTCCACATCGGACGGGGCGTCGCCACCGAGTTCCCGTCGATCGACATGGGCCTGATGGACATCGACGACGAGGACACCGGCCGCGGCTACGTGGACACCCGCAAGGGCACCACGGTGCGGATCACCGGCAGCTCGAAGGCGCCTGTCGGCACCACGCTGTGCAAGGCGGGCAACACCACCGGCTGGACCTGCGGCAAGATCACCGCGTACAACCAGACCGTCCGCTACAGCGGTGAAAGCGTCGCCACCACGGGCCTGGCCAAGTCGACCGTCTGCACCGAAGGCGGCGACAGCGGCGGCGCCTACATCGCGGGCAACACCGCGCAGGGCATGACCTCCGGTGGCCCCAACGACGGGCACGACTGCGGCTTCAACCAGGGCTCCAACGCCACCGGTTCGTACTCCTTCTACCAGCCCGTCGTGGACGCGGCGAACAACTACGGGGTCACGCTGACCCGATCCTGA
- a CDS encoding SAM-dependent methyltransferase, with protein sequence MGEKTNADDVARRLADSVNKVSVGRVYDYLLGGVHNYAVDQDFAEEQLRLIPSMRDFARANRAFLGRAVRYMVDQGIRQFVDIGSGLPTQGNVHEVAEEVAPGECRVVYIDNEPIAQAHAEILLEQTADPARHTALDGDFHDGARLWEQVLGTGMIDPGRPIGLLVVALLHFMPDDTAPHTTLGRYLEKLPSGSLMALSHIHVPAEDTAMQAQSANVVDSYRRRTNSAITLRGREEIAAFFTGMRPVEPGLVWLPQWRPEGEPLPEDDSVRSRGLAGVARKP encoded by the coding sequence ATGGGGGAGAAGACGAACGCCGACGACGTGGCTCGGCGGTTGGCGGATTCGGTGAACAAGGTCTCGGTCGGCCGCGTGTACGACTATCTGCTCGGCGGGGTGCACAACTACGCGGTGGATCAGGATTTCGCCGAGGAACAGCTACGGCTGATCCCGTCGATGCGGGATTTCGCCCGTGCCAACCGGGCTTTCCTCGGCCGCGCCGTTCGCTACATGGTCGATCAGGGGATCCGGCAGTTCGTGGACATCGGTTCCGGGCTGCCGACCCAGGGGAACGTGCACGAGGTCGCCGAGGAGGTCGCGCCGGGCGAATGCCGGGTCGTCTACATCGACAACGAGCCCATCGCGCAGGCCCACGCGGAGATCCTGCTGGAGCAGACGGCCGATCCGGCCCGGCACACGGCGCTGGACGGCGACTTCCACGACGGCGCGCGGCTGTGGGAACAGGTGCTCGGCACCGGGATGATCGATCCGGGCAGGCCGATCGGCCTGCTGGTGGTGGCGCTGCTGCATTTCATGCCCGACGACACCGCCCCGCACACCACCCTCGGCCGCTACCTGGAGAAGCTGCCGTCCGGCAGTCTCATGGCGCTTTCGCATATCCACGTTCCGGCCGAAGACACCGCGATGCAGGCACAATCGGCGAACGTCGTCGATTCCTACCGCCGTCGGACCAACAGCGCCATCACACTTCGCGGACGGGAGGAAATCGCCGCGTTCTTCACCGGAATGCGGCCGGTCGAACCCGGTTTGGTGTGGTTGCCGCAATGGCGTCCGGAAGGCGAACCGCTCCCCGAGGACGATTCTGTGAGGTCTCGTGGGTTGGCGGGCGTGGCTCGTAAGCCTTGA
- a CDS encoding alpha/beta fold hydrolase: MLHRAAALLAALVLMTACGSPPAAPPHEEITRGDASFAQRFRHEFADVDGVKMHYVTGGKGAPLVLLHGWPQTWYGWHRVMPALAEHFTVYALDLPGLGDSAGAPPSYDKATLARYVHGLVAGRLGLRDARIVGHDLGAAVAFQYAAQFPGDLTKLAYLDLPLPGPALDATAYRNLSWHIAFHSQKTVPEAVVGDDVREYLSLFYPQVAYSGTAFGGPGAPSPFDEAEIGEYARTYSRPEVLHGGFELYRTLGQDATANVDAKPITTPTLLMTAEGLLEPQKATLAPRVANLARAVEVPRAGHWLAEENPEFVSAELVGFLK, encoded by the coding sequence ATGCTTCACCGAGCCGCCGCGCTCCTCGCGGCCCTCGTCCTGATGACGGCCTGCGGTTCGCCACCGGCCGCCCCACCCCACGAAGAGATCACCCGCGGTGACGCGAGTTTCGCGCAGCGGTTCCGTCACGAGTTCGCCGATGTCGACGGGGTGAAGATGCACTACGTCACCGGCGGCAAGGGTGCTCCGCTCGTCCTGCTGCACGGCTGGCCGCAGACCTGGTACGGCTGGCATCGCGTCATGCCCGCGCTGGCCGAGCATTTCACCGTGTACGCACTCGACCTCCCCGGCCTCGGGGACAGCGCCGGCGCTCCGCCCAGCTACGACAAAGCGACTCTCGCCCGCTACGTGCACGGCCTCGTCGCCGGACGGCTGGGCCTGCGCGACGCCCGGATCGTCGGCCACGACCTCGGTGCCGCCGTCGCCTTCCAGTACGCCGCGCAGTTCCCGGGCGATCTCACCAAGCTCGCCTATCTCGACCTCCCGCTGCCGGGCCCCGCACTCGACGCGACGGCGTACCGGAATCTGAGCTGGCACATCGCCTTCCACTCGCAGAAAACGGTTCCGGAAGCCGTCGTCGGTGACGACGTCCGCGAGTATCTTTCCCTTTTCTATCCCCAAGTCGCCTATTCGGGGACGGCTTTCGGCGGGCCTGGGGCGCCATCGCCGTTCGACGAGGCCGAGATCGGCGAGTACGCCCGCACCTACAGCAGGCCGGAGGTGCTGCACGGCGGTTTCGAGCTTTACCGCACACTCGGTCAGGACGCGACGGCCAATGTCGATGCGAAGCCCATCACCACTCCCACCCTGCTGATGACGGCCGAAGGACTGCTTGAACCGCAGAAGGCGACTCTGGCGCCTCGCGTCGCCAATCTCGCCCGCGCCGTGGAGGTGCCCAGGGCAGGGCATTGGCTCGCCGAGGAGAACCCGGAGTTCGTGAGCGCCGAGCTGGTCGGGTTCCTGAAGTAG
- a CDS encoding DinB family protein: MSRKRDAGPPSTGAGEKDVLAGFLDYLRAAVVAKAEGAPEDRARMPGVPSGTNLLGLIKHLTQVERHWLLGYAVTDWKATFHPATDETTASLLAAYRETIAEANDEIASWTDLAAAGPRRGSRRWTLTHLIEETARHAGHADILRELIDGATGR; the protein is encoded by the coding sequence ATGAGCCGGAAACGCGACGCCGGGCCGCCGTCGACGGGAGCCGGTGAGAAGGACGTGCTCGCCGGTTTCCTCGACTACCTGCGCGCCGCTGTCGTGGCCAAAGCCGAAGGGGCGCCCGAAGATCGGGCCCGGATGCCCGGTGTGCCCTCCGGCACGAACCTGCTCGGCCTGATCAAGCACCTGACCCAGGTGGAACGGCACTGGCTGCTCGGGTACGCCGTCACCGACTGGAAAGCGACGTTCCATCCCGCCACGGACGAAACGACGGCGTCACTTCTCGCCGCCTACCGGGAGACCATCGCCGAAGCGAATGACGAGATCGCGTCCTGGACCGACCTGGCCGCGGCGGGCCCCCGCCGGGGATCACGGCGCTGGACGCTGACCCACCTGATCGAGGAAACCGCGCGCCACGCGGGACACGCCGACATCCTGCGCGAACTGATCGACGGCGCCACCGGGCGCTGA
- a CDS encoding class I SAM-dependent methyltransferase codes for MNATKFWDELHERRAAGTPKVNARLAEIAGPLTPGAALDLGCGGGGDALWLAARGWRVTAVDISGAAVRSLKERGGPITALRVDLAEDFPGGTFDLVSAQYFHTPFELDRSRVLRTAAYSVNPGGRLAVVDHGSAAPWSWDQEARYPTPLEVAAELALDPAEWSAERAEALDRRATGPGGRTATVVDHVLVLRREAGR; via the coding sequence ATGAACGCGACGAAATTCTGGGACGAACTCCACGAACGGCGTGCCGCCGGAACGCCGAAGGTGAACGCGAGACTGGCCGAGATCGCCGGCCCGCTGACCCCTGGCGCGGCGCTCGATCTCGGCTGTGGCGGCGGGGGAGACGCGTTGTGGCTGGCCGCCCGAGGGTGGCGGGTGACCGCCGTCGACATCTCCGGAGCGGCCGTGCGCTCGCTCAAAGAACGCGGTGGGCCGATCACGGCGCTCCGTGTCGATCTCGCCGAAGACTTCCCCGGCGGCACCTTCGACCTGGTGTCGGCGCAGTACTTCCACACACCGTTCGAACTGGACCGGAGCCGCGTGCTGCGGACCGCCGCGTACTCGGTGAACCCCGGCGGACGGCTGGCCGTCGTCGATCACGGCTCGGCGGCGCCGTGGTCGTGGGACCAGGAGGCTCGGTACCCCACGCCCCTCGAAGTGGCCGCTGAGCTGGCCCTCGATCCGGCGGAATGGTCGGCCGAGCGTGCGGAGGCTTTGGACCGGCGTGCCACCGGCCCAGGTGGCCGGACCGCGACCGTCGTCGACCACGTCCTGGTGCTCCGGCGGGAGGCGGGGCGATGA